Proteins encoded together in one Deinococcus irradiatisoli window:
- the panB gene encoding 3-methyl-2-oxobutanoate hydroxymethyltransferase, whose product MKLTLPELRRDTPLVMVTAYDYPSAQQAERAGMDLILVGDSLGNVVLGYDSTAPVTLSDVIHHTRAVRRGAPETFLIADLPFGTYHTGLHDAMRAAIKILQETGADAVKLEGASPEVLEVIRVLTRNGIPVMAHVGLTPQTEVSLGGRKVQGRDEVGAQRIVQAALDVEAAGAFAVVLEVIPARLARLITEKLDIPTIGIGAGPYCDGQVLVYHDVLGVYDGEKKIAKRYAELGRLATQALSEYADEVRTKAFPTRENSFIIKDEVLDKLY is encoded by the coding sequence ATGAAGCTGACTCTTCCTGAGCTGCGCCGCGACACGCCGCTGGTCATGGTCACGGCCTACGACTACCCCAGCGCGCAGCAAGCCGAGCGCGCCGGCATGGACCTGATTCTGGTGGGCGACAGTCTCGGCAACGTGGTGCTGGGCTACGACAGCACCGCGCCGGTAACGCTCAGCGACGTGATTCACCACACCCGCGCCGTGCGCCGGGGCGCGCCCGAGACGTTTCTGATCGCCGATCTGCCGTTCGGGACCTACCACACCGGCCTGCACGACGCCATGCGCGCGGCCATCAAAATTTTGCAGGAAACCGGCGCCGACGCCGTGAAGCTCGAGGGCGCTTCGCCGGAGGTGCTGGAAGTGATCCGGGTGCTGACCCGCAACGGCATTCCGGTGATGGCCCACGTCGGCCTGACGCCGCAGACCGAGGTGTCGCTGGGCGGGCGCAAGGTGCAGGGCCGCGACGAAGTGGGCGCCCAGCGCATCGTGCAGGCGGCGCTGGACGTCGAGGCAGCCGGCGCCTTCGCGGTGGTGCTGGAAGTCATTCCGGCCCGGCTGGCGCGGCTGATCACCGAGAAGCTCGACATTCCCACCATCGGCATCGGCGCCGGCCCTTACTGCGACGGGCAGGTGCTGGTCTACCATGACGTGCTGGGCGTCTACGACGGCGAAAAGAAGATCGCCAAGCGCTACGCCGAACTCGGCAGGCTGGCGACCCAGGCCCTGAGCGAGTACGCCGACGAGGTGCGGACCAAGGCCTTTCCGACCCGCGAGAACAGCTTCATCATCAAAGACGAGGTGCTGGACAAGCTGTACTGA
- a CDS encoding DUF420 domain-containing protein — protein sequence MAPIINQWAVITIVLSGIALVIGVTFIRRGNREMHMRFMLLASVLATLFLVLYLTRLGLGYEKKYVGPAEWRGAYFALLITHILMAALNLPLAVGALYWASRGLRAAGNLSRIESVPQARAAFATHRRWTRWTVPVWLYVAVTGWIIYLVLGSYGQLSVR from the coding sequence ATGGCTCCAATCATCAACCAGTGGGCGGTCATTACCATCGTCCTCAGCGGTATAGCGCTCGTCATCGGGGTCACCTTCATCCGGCGGGGCAACCGCGAGATGCACATGCGCTTCATGCTGCTGGCCAGCGTGCTGGCGACCCTCTTTCTGGTGCTCTACCTCACCCGGCTGGGCCTGGGCTACGAGAAGAAGTACGTCGGTCCGGCCGAGTGGCGCGGCGCCTACTTCGCCCTGCTGATCACCCACATCCTGATGGCGGCGCTCAATTTGCCGCTGGCGGTCGGGGCGCTGTACTGGGCTTCCCGGGGCCTCAGGGCGGCGGGCAACCTCAGCCGGATCGAGAGCGTGCCCCAGGCCCGCGCCGCGTTTGCCACCCACCGCCGCTGGACACGCTGGACTGTGCCGGTGTGGCTCTACGTGGCGGTGACCGGCTGGATCATCTATCTGGTGCTGGGCAGCTACGGACAACTCAGCGTGCGCTGA
- a CDS encoding COX15/CtaA family protein, whose protein sequence is MKVLVALSWTALAYNVLVILWGAYVRISGSGAGCGAHWPLCDGQVIPRSFTLERVVEFSHRGSSGLSGLLALAVVGLAFFAARRGHPVRTGAAWSLGLILFEGVIGGVQVLLGLTAESTNPARGFVQGLHLANTFALLGALLLTALWAGGAPKFTLRNQGWLSWGAPLSALGMLVLGMAGAVTALGDKLFVPAPGTPLDTVKHDFGATASLIENLRVIHPTLALVVCAGLIGFAARVLRERPGAQTRRWSLALYGVIAAQIAVGVMNVALKAPGWMQLTHLLFACIMWLVTVMLIYTALVTRPLPSPARAAVQA, encoded by the coding sequence ATGAAGGTCCTGGTGGCGCTGAGCTGGACGGCGCTGGCCTACAACGTCCTGGTGATCCTGTGGGGCGCCTACGTGCGCATCAGCGGCTCGGGGGCCGGTTGCGGCGCCCACTGGCCGCTGTGTGACGGCCAGGTCATTCCCCGCTCGTTTACCCTCGAGCGCGTCGTGGAATTCAGTCACCGCGGCAGCAGCGGCCTGAGCGGTCTGCTGGCGCTGGCGGTGGTGGGGCTGGCCTTTTTTGCTGCCCGGCGCGGCCACCCGGTGCGCACCGGCGCGGCCTGGTCGCTGGGCCTGATTCTCTTCGAGGGCGTCATCGGCGGCGTGCAGGTGCTGCTGGGCCTCACCGCCGAGAGCACCAATCCGGCGCGCGGCTTCGTGCAGGGGCTGCACCTCGCCAACACCTTCGCGCTGCTGGGGGCGCTGCTCCTCACGGCGCTGTGGGCCGGCGGCGCGCCGAAGTTCACCCTCCGCAACCAGGGCTGGCTGAGCTGGGGCGCGCCGCTCTCGGCGCTGGGGATGCTGGTGCTGGGGATGGCCGGGGCGGTCACGGCGCTGGGCGACAAGCTGTTCGTGCCGGCCCCCGGCACCCCGCTCGATACCGTCAAGCACGATTTCGGCGCTACCGCTTCCCTCATCGAGAACCTGCGGGTCATTCACCCGACGCTGGCGCTGGTGGTCTGCGCCGGGCTGATCGGCTTCGCCGCGCGGGTGCTGCGCGAGCGCCCCGGCGCCCAGACCCGGCGCTGGAGCTTGGCGCTCTACGGCGTCATCGCCGCGCAGATCGCCGTCGGCGTGATGAACGTGGCGCTCAAGGCGCCCGGCTGGATGCAGCTCACCCACCTGCTGTTTGCCTGCATCATGTGGCTTGTGACCGTGATGCTGATCTACACCGCGCTGGTGACCCGGCCGCTGCCGAGCCCGGCGCGCGCGGCGGTGCAGGCGTGA
- a CDS encoding heme o synthase yields MTAVPTPVARATWRDYLALTKPKVISLLLWTTLAAMFMASRGWPGLWPLLLVGVCGFMSAGSAGVFNMIIDRDIDLKMARTAKRPTTSGLISTRSAFAFGLSLQVLSFAALWLLASPMAALMSLAGFVTYVFVYTLWLKRTTWHNIVLGGAAGAFPPLVGWAAVTGDLNLFAWFLFAVIFFWTPVHFWALALMIKEEYRAVGIPMLPVVHGDRLTAEQIFLYAIYTLTLSLMPLLLGEVSWLYGVAALLLGAWQLRLAWQLRRHVAAGLKVERKNALPLYLFSMLYLALLFLAAAADRVIFV; encoded by the coding sequence GTGACCGCCGTGCCGACCCCGGTGGCGCGGGCCACCTGGCGCGATTACCTGGCGCTGACCAAGCCCAAGGTCATCAGCTTGCTGCTGTGGACCACCCTGGCGGCGATGTTCATGGCTTCCCGCGGCTGGCCGGGGCTGTGGCCGCTGCTGCTGGTGGGCGTGTGCGGCTTCATGTCGGCGGGGTCGGCGGGCGTCTTCAACATGATCATCGACCGCGACATCGACCTCAAGATGGCCCGCACCGCCAAGCGGCCCACCACCAGCGGCCTGATCTCCACACGCAGCGCCTTTGCTTTCGGCTTGAGCCTACAGGTGCTGTCGTTCGCGGCGCTGTGGCTGCTGGCCTCGCCGATGGCCGCGCTGATGAGCCTGGCCGGGTTTGTCACCTACGTGTTCGTCTATACCCTCTGGCTCAAGCGCACCACCTGGCACAACATCGTGCTGGGCGGCGCGGCCGGGGCGTTTCCGCCGCTGGTCGGCTGGGCGGCCGTCACCGGCGACCTGAACTTGTTCGCCTGGTTTCTCTTCGCGGTGATCTTTTTCTGGACCCCGGTGCATTTCTGGGCGCTGGCGCTGATGATCAAGGAAGAGTACCGGGCGGTGGGCATTCCGATGCTGCCGGTGGTGCACGGCGACCGCCTGACCGCCGAGCAGATTTTTCTCTACGCCATCTACACCCTGACGCTCTCGCTGATGCCGCTGCTGCTGGGCGAGGTGTCGTGGCTCTACGGCGTCGCGGCGCTGCTGCTCGGGGCCTGGCAGCTGCGCCTGGCCTGGCAGCTGCGCCGGCACGTGGCGGCGGGTCTCAAGGTGGAGCGCAAAAATGCCCTGCCGCTTTATCTGTTCTCCATGTTGTATCTGGCGCTGCTGTTTCTGGCCGCCGCCGCCGACCGGGTGATCTTCGTGTGA
- the coxB gene encoding cytochrome c oxidase subunit II gives MKGVMLNTLFRRFASRPLRSAAAAAALLCAAQPALAQQVHQLITMGDLSSGYNREVFWMSIGAIILSVLIFVGTSYALFHSVRTYREDRNDAPPAQFHGNNRLEVTLVAVPVVIVIVLALLTVRAMARLNPTPTGAYPVNAVGAQFYWNFEYPNAAVNQAAGTGLVTNGNELIVPAKSKIAVTITARDVIHAFWAPNLGGQRDAIPSVKKTWQVDNDQPGVYQGLCSVLCGASHANMRFKVITLPETEYQQFISAAQNYKAPTPAAGSAAEAGYTIFMQGKDGSGACAACHRVQGTAAAGQSGPDLSFFGSRRTLGAGMWEGADVDTHLHQWIKASSSIKPGSLMPHYDGTTQGYPALTDEEINSVEAYIKSLQLPAQGNYWTKIAALKPDAPVPAAQSQTPVTATLGGN, from the coding sequence ATGAAAGGAGTGATGTTGAACACGTTATTTCGCCGCTTTGCTTCGCGGCCCCTCAGGAGCGCCGCCGCTGCTGCGGCCCTGCTCTGCGCCGCCCAGCCGGCGCTGGCGCAGCAAGTTCACCAGCTGATCACGATGGGGGATTTGTCGTCCGGCTACAACCGTGAAGTCTTCTGGATGAGTATCGGCGCCATCATTTTGTCGGTGCTGATCTTCGTCGGCACCTCGTACGCGCTGTTTCACTCGGTGCGGACCTACCGCGAGGACCGAAACGACGCGCCCCCGGCCCAGTTTCACGGCAACAACCGCCTGGAAGTCACCCTGGTGGCGGTGCCGGTGGTCATCGTGATCGTGCTGGCGCTGCTGACGGTGCGGGCGATGGCCCGGCTCAACCCCACCCCGACCGGCGCCTACCCGGTCAACGCGGTGGGCGCGCAGTTCTACTGGAATTTCGAGTACCCCAACGCGGCCGTCAATCAGGCCGCCGGCACCGGTCTGGTCACCAACGGCAACGAGCTGATCGTGCCGGCCAAGTCCAAGATCGCCGTGACCATTACCGCCAGAGACGTGATTCACGCGTTCTGGGCCCCTAACCTGGGCGGCCAGCGCGACGCGATTCCCAGCGTCAAGAAGACCTGGCAGGTCGACAACGATCAGCCGGGCGTGTACCAGGGGTTGTGCAGCGTGCTGTGCGGCGCTTCGCACGCCAACATGCGCTTCAAGGTGATCACGCTGCCGGAAACCGAGTACCAGCAGTTCATCAGCGCGGCGCAGAACTACAAAGCGCCCACCCCCGCCGCCGGCAGCGCCGCCGAAGCGGGCTACACCATCTTCATGCAGGGCAAGGACGGCAGCGGTGCCTGCGCGGCCTGCCACCGGGTGCAGGGCACCGCCGCCGCCGGGCAGTCGGGGCCGGACCTGAGCTTTTTCGGTTCGCGCCGCACCCTGGGCGCCGGCATGTGGGAAGGCGCGGACGTGGACACCCACCTGCACCAGTGGATCAAGGCGTCGAGCAGCATCAAGCCCGGCAGCCTGATGCCGCACTACGACGGCACCACCCAGGGCTACCCGGCGCTGACCGATGAGGAAATCAACAGCGTCGAGGCCTACATCAAGTCGCTGCAGCTTCCGGCCCAGGGCAACTACTGGACCAAGATCGCTGCCCTCAAGCCGGACGCTCCGGTTCCTGCCGCGCAGTCGCAGACGCCCGTTACCGCTACCCTCGGAGGCAACTAA
- a CDS encoding cbb3-type cytochrome c oxidase subunit I, whose amino-acid sequence MAVQAPPQSTAKPGIGAVLWDYMTTTDHKKIGTLYMGTSIIGFAIAGVLAVLLRLQLAVPNNTLLVGNTYNQVLTMHAAIMIFFFLIPIGLFGFGNWFVPLQLGVRDVALPRLNNFAVWLFIFSMILVLTGLLHGGVPGVGWTFYYPLSVDANQSGVTVLMVALIFNGIASLLGSANFAATIVNMRAPGMSLWKMPIFTWSIFSTSILQLVSLGGLTAAALVTYLDLKLGLSMFNPGINGAPVLMQQFFWFYSHPAVYVMLLPYLGIGAEIASTMARKPLFGYRVMVYSLLGITMVSLLVWVHHMFAVGLPDTWQIAFMVATLVVAVPTGVKIFNLIGTLWGGRIIMKTPTYWLVGFIFNFLIGGITGVSLGMIPFDYQVTMSYYVVAHFHNVMMFGTAFLAFGGIYYWWPKMTGRFLDEKLGMWHFWLFMVGSWLTFLPQYILGLLGMPRRYYTYPAGNFAWNELNFISTVGALLLLVGGAVWWWNIYQSWKRPATSSPNPWGGFTLEWTADSPPKDYDFAHDFPTNFPTERPLYDWEQNGDKLIPVDPRSIHLPQSTIWPFMTAVAFALMGYGLSFGWFTSWSPSPVHAPNQFASIILYLSIPLFLYSLFKWAGTPEYDVPVHHHTLTKYDNGFMGMAWFIISEVGLFGVLIGGYVFLRVTGGAVPPVTRPSIWLAALNTLILVSSSFVIHKAEQDLHHHRTSRGRLGLLLTLILGAFFMIFQVFEFSKFGAESNWTQNLWQTCFFIIVGLHGLHIIIGGVGVALPYYQYMTGKIDKTNHGSLAPASMYWHLVDVVWLFIVAIFYAW is encoded by the coding sequence ATGGCTGTTCAAGCGCCCCCCCAGTCCACGGCCAAACCCGGTATCGGCGCGGTGCTGTGGGACTACATGACCACCACCGACCACAAGAAGATCGGCACGCTGTACATGGGCACCTCGATCATCGGGTTTGCCATCGCCGGCGTGCTGGCCGTGCTGCTGCGCTTGCAACTGGCGGTGCCCAACAACACGCTGCTGGTGGGCAACACCTACAACCAGGTGCTGACCATGCACGCGGCGATCATGATCTTCTTCTTCCTGATTCCCATCGGGCTCTTCGGGTTCGGCAACTGGTTCGTGCCGCTGCAACTCGGCGTGCGCGACGTGGCCCTGCCGAGGCTCAACAACTTCGCGGTGTGGCTCTTTATCTTCAGCATGATCCTGGTACTCACCGGCCTGCTGCACGGCGGCGTGCCGGGCGTGGGCTGGACCTTCTACTACCCGCTCAGCGTGGACGCCAACCAGTCCGGCGTCACGGTGCTGATGGTGGCGCTGATCTTTAACGGCATCGCCTCGCTGCTGGGCTCGGCCAACTTCGCCGCCACCATCGTCAACATGCGCGCCCCCGGCATGAGCCTGTGGAAGATGCCGATCTTCACCTGGTCGATCTTTTCCACCTCGATTCTGCAGCTGGTGTCGCTGGGCGGCCTGACCGCCGCCGCACTGGTCACCTACCTCGACCTCAAGCTGGGCCTGAGCATGTTCAACCCCGGCATCAACGGCGCGCCGGTACTCATGCAGCAGTTCTTCTGGTTCTACTCACACCCGGCGGTGTACGTGATGCTGCTGCCCTACCTGGGCATCGGCGCCGAGATCGCCTCGACGATGGCGCGCAAGCCGCTGTTCGGCTACCGGGTGATGGTGTACTCGCTGCTGGGCATCACCATGGTGTCGCTGCTGGTGTGGGTGCACCACATGTTCGCCGTGGGCCTGCCCGACACCTGGCAGATCGCCTTCATGGTCGCCACCCTGGTGGTCGCGGTGCCGACCGGCGTCAAGATCTTCAACCTGATCGGCACGCTGTGGGGCGGGCGCATCATCATGAAGACGCCGACCTACTGGCTGGTGGGCTTCATCTTCAACTTCCTGATCGGCGGGATCACCGGCGTGTCGCTGGGCATGATTCCCTTCGACTACCAGGTCACCATGAGCTACTACGTGGTGGCGCACTTCCACAACGTGATGATGTTCGGCACCGCCTTCCTGGCCTTCGGCGGCATCTACTACTGGTGGCCCAAGATGACCGGGCGCTTCCTCGACGAGAAGCTGGGCATGTGGCACTTCTGGCTCTTTATGGTCGGCTCGTGGCTGACCTTCCTGCCGCAGTACATCCTGGGCCTGCTGGGCATGCCCCGGCGCTACTACACCTACCCGGCCGGCAACTTCGCCTGGAACGAACTGAACTTCATCTCCACCGTCGGCGCCCTGCTGTTGCTGGTGGGCGGCGCGGTGTGGTGGTGGAACATCTACCAGAGCTGGAAGCGCCCGGCGACCTCATCGCCCAATCCCTGGGGCGGCTTCACGCTGGAGTGGACCGCCGACAGCCCGCCCAAGGATTACGATTTCGCCCACGACTTCCCCACCAACTTCCCCACCGAGCGCCCCCTCTACGACTGGGAACAAAACGGCGACAAGCTCATTCCGGTGGACCCGCGCAGCATTCACCTGCCGCAGAGCACCATCTGGCCGTTCATGACGGCGGTGGCCTTCGCCTTGATGGGCTACGGCCTGAGCTTCGGCTGGTTTACCAGCTGGAGCCCCTCGCCGGTGCACGCGCCCAACCAGTTTGCCAGCATCATCCTCTACCTCAGCATTCCGCTGTTTCTCTACTCGCTGTTCAAGTGGGCCGGCACGCCGGAATATGACGTTCCGGTGCACCACCACACCCTCACCAAGTACGACAACGGCTTCATGGGCATGGCCTGGTTCATCATCTCGGAAGTGGGCCTGTTCGGCGTGCTGATCGGCGGTTACGTCTTCCTGCGGGTAACCGGCGGCGCGGTGCCGCCCGTCACCCGGCCGAGCATCTGGCTGGCGGCCCTCAACACCCTGATCCTGGTCAGCAGCTCGTTCGTGATTCACAAGGCCGAGCAGGACCTGCACCACCACCGCACCAGCCGTGGACGCCTGGGCCTGCTGCTGACCCTGATCCTGGGCGCGTTCTTCATGATCTTCCAGGTGTTCGAGTTCTCCAAGTTCGGCGCCGAGAGCAACTGGACGCAGAACCTGTGGCAGACCTGCTTTTTCATCATCGTCGGCCTGCACGGTCTGCACATCATCATCGGCGGCGTGGGCGTGGCCCTGCCGTACTACCAGTACATGACCGGCAAGATCGACAAGACCAACCACGGTTCGCTCGCTCCGGCCAGCATGTACTGGCACCTGGTGGACGTGGTGTGGCTCTTCATCGTGGCGATCTTCTACGCCTGGTAG
- a CDS encoding deoxyribodipyrimidine photo-lyase, with amino-acid sequence MIHPARIQVLSGGPLGGGQYVLYWMQASVRTRLNHALEYAVQQANELGLPLVTAFVLTPGYPEANERSYLFLLEGLRDVERRLRERGIGFVLRLGHPPEEVLKLGRAARLVVTDRAYLQPSRAWRGWLAERLDVPLIQVESDAVVPIETASGKQEWAARTLRPKLHKLMDEFLVPLEEGEVKTRSLGLLEGVDASDPRRLLDTLDIDRSVPPGLERGGEDKAQTRLSDFVRHGLDHYDERRNDPLVDGASRLSAYLHFGHLSPIDAVLRAREHGGAGLDAFTEELVVRRELSFNLCFYNPHYADYAGLPEWSRATLAEHAGDKRDHLYGRAELEAAQTHDPYWNAAQRQMVRTGRMHNYLRMYWGKKVLEWSATPQDAYTVLVQLNNKYETDGRNANSYAGINWVFGTHDRPWARRPIFGTVRYMAASGLKRKFDADAYAKKWE; translated from the coding sequence ATGATTCATCCGGCGCGGATTCAGGTGCTCAGCGGCGGCCCGCTGGGCGGCGGCCAGTACGTTCTTTACTGGATGCAGGCGTCGGTGCGCACCCGCCTGAACCATGCGCTGGAGTATGCCGTGCAGCAGGCCAACGAACTCGGCTTGCCGCTGGTCACCGCGTTCGTTCTGACGCCCGGCTACCCGGAAGCCAACGAGCGCAGCTACCTGTTTTTGCTCGAAGGGCTGCGAGATGTAGAGCGCCGCCTGCGCGAGAGGGGCATCGGGTTCGTGCTGCGGCTGGGGCACCCGCCCGAGGAAGTACTGAAACTGGGCCGGGCCGCCCGACTGGTCGTGACTGACCGGGCCTACCTCCAGCCTTCGCGGGCGTGGCGCGGCTGGCTGGCCGAGCGCCTCGACGTGCCGCTGATCCAGGTGGAAAGCGACGCCGTGGTGCCAATCGAGACCGCTTCCGGCAAGCAGGAATGGGCCGCCCGCACCCTGCGGCCCAAGCTGCACAAGCTGATGGATGAATTTCTGGTGCCGCTGGAGGAAGGCGAGGTGAAGACGAGGTCGCTGGGACTGCTGGAAGGCGTGGACGCCAGCGACCCGCGACGGCTCCTCGATACCCTGGACATCGACCGCAGCGTGCCGCCCGGCCTGGAGCGCGGCGGCGAGGACAAGGCCCAGACCCGGCTGAGCGACTTCGTGCGTCACGGTCTGGACCATTACGACGAGCGTCGCAACGATCCGCTGGTCGACGGCGCTTCGAGGCTCTCGGCTTACCTGCATTTCGGGCATCTCTCGCCCATCGACGCCGTGTTGCGGGCACGCGAGCACGGCGGCGCGGGGCTGGACGCCTTTACCGAGGAACTGGTGGTGCGCCGCGAGCTGAGTTTCAACCTGTGCTTTTACAATCCCCACTATGCCGACTACGCCGGGCTGCCAGAGTGGAGCCGCGCCACGCTGGCCGAACATGCGGGCGATAAGCGCGATCACCTCTACGGCCGCGCCGAACTCGAAGCGGCCCAGACCCACGATCCGTACTGGAACGCCGCTCAGCGCCAGATGGTCCGCACCGGGCGGATGCACAACTACCTGCGGATGTACTGGGGCAAGAAGGTGCTGGAATGGTCAGCCACGCCGCAGGACGCCTACACGGTATTGGTGCAGCTCAACAACAAGTACGAGACCGACGGCCGCAACGCCAACAGTTACGCCGGCATCAACTGGGTGTTCGGCACCCACGACCGGCCCTGGGCCCGCCGACCCATTTTCGGCACGGTGCGTTACATGGCGGCCAGCGGACTGAAGCGCAAGTTCGACGCCGACGCCTACGCGAAAAAGTGGGAATGA
- a CDS encoding histidine phosphatase family protein: MSLHLDLTLLRHGRSRADDEDVHEGRYDSPLTDTGRAQARQLAAYWQAHPPGFEAAICSSLARARETAELVCAPLGLTPQVSDLWREWDNGPLAGLPFGEAERRYPTAAFRHDFSPFTVDGGESQAQIRARALTALHDLWAMPVSKVLLVSHGGFLNSVLRELTGAERGWFAFGDTGFARLSLTRTSHTVTVLGVNEQPHLRFQPDEQASVTS; encoded by the coding sequence GTGAGCCTGCACCTCGACCTGACCCTGCTCAGGCATGGCCGCAGCCGCGCCGACGACGAAGACGTCCACGAAGGCCGCTACGACTCGCCGCTGACCGACACCGGGCGGGCGCAGGCCAGACAGCTGGCCGCCTACTGGCAGGCCCACCCGCCGGGGTTCGAAGCGGCGATCTGTTCGAGCCTCGCCCGCGCCCGCGAAACGGCCGAGCTGGTCTGCGCGCCGCTGGGCCTCACGCCGCAGGTGAGCGACCTCTGGCGCGAGTGGGACAACGGTCCGCTGGCCGGGTTGCCCTTTGGGGAGGCCGAGCGCCGCTACCCTACCGCCGCGTTTCGTCACGACTTCTCCCCTTTCACGGTGGACGGGGGCGAATCGCAGGCCCAGATCCGGGCGCGGGCGCTCACGGCCCTGCACGACCTGTGGGCCATGCCGGTGTCGAAGGTGCTCCTCGTCTCGCACGGCGGCTTTCTGAATTCGGTACTTCGCGAACTCACCGGCGCCGAGCGCGGCTGGTTTGCCTTTGGCGACACCGGCTTCGCCCGCCTGAGCCTGACGCGCACCAGCCACACCGTCACCGTGCTCGGCGTGAACGAGCAGCCGCACCTGCGGTTTCAGCCGGACGAACAGGCCAGCGTGACCTCGTAA
- a CDS encoding GGDEF domain-containing protein, producing the protein MARPPILTRADFEKTMQQLAAVPLTLGLVDIDHFQQLNDSLGRSEGDRVLRQVERLLSSSLPAGSHVARLGGDEYAVILPESVAETALILFDEIIKHFQINRERDWPRSLGLSVGLAARPAHAESSFDLQRAADEALLRAKREGRGRACIYVESKMVLKSNYYPKSQLERLTKLSSALGRTEASLLREALDDLIEKNRGAL; encoded by the coding sequence ATGGCCCGTCCGCCGATCCTGACCCGTGCCGATTTCGAGAAGACCATGCAGCAGCTCGCCGCCGTGCCGCTGACCCTGGGGCTGGTGGACATCGACCATTTTCAGCAGCTCAACGATTCGCTGGGCCGCTCCGAGGGCGACCGGGTGCTGCGGCAGGTCGAGCGCCTGCTGTCGAGCAGCTTGCCGGCGGGAAGCCACGTAGCCCGGCTGGGCGGCGACGAGTACGCTGTCATTTTGCCGGAGAGCGTGGCGGAAACGGCCCTGATTCTCTTTGACGAGATCATCAAGCACTTTCAGATCAACCGCGAACGCGACTGGCCGCGCAGTCTCGGGCTCTCGGTGGGGCTGGCGGCCCGGCCCGCCCACGCCGAGAGCAGTTTCGATCTTCAGCGCGCCGCCGACGAAGCGCTGCTGCGGGCCAAGCGCGAGGGGCGCGGGCGGGCCTGCATCTACGTGGAATCCAAGATGGTGCTCAAGAGCAACTACTACCCGAAAAGCCAGCTGGAGCGCCTCACCAAACTGTCCTCGGCGCTGGGACGCACCGAGGCGAGCCTCCTGCGCGAAGCGCTCGACGACCTGATCGAGAAGAACCGGGGCGCGCTGTGA
- the groES gene encoding co-chaperone GroES, whose protein sequence is MLKPLGDRVLVEIVEEAEQKTAGGLYVPDTAKEKSQRGKVVAVGSGKTLDNGTKVAVEVSVGDTVYFAKYGGTEVTLDNKNYSLLSERDILAIVE, encoded by the coding sequence ATGCTGAAACCTTTAGGTGACCGAGTTCTCGTGGAAATTGTCGAAGAAGCCGAGCAGAAGACGGCGGGCGGCCTGTACGTCCCCGATACCGCCAAAGAAAAGAGCCAGCGCGGCAAGGTCGTGGCGGTAGGCAGCGGCAAGACGCTCGACAACGGCACCAAGGTCGCGGTGGAAGTCTCGGTGGGCGACACCGTGTACTTCGCCAAGTACGGCGGCACCGAAGTGACCCTCGACAACAAGAACTACAGCTTGCTCAGCGAGCGCGACATTCTCGCCATCGTCGAGTAA